One window from the genome of Sphaerotilus microaerophilus encodes:
- a CDS encoding eCIS core domain-containing protein: MACAGKCAQAARSADAPSHAAEAAHASRRASGGSNQAALRAAGLQAKLTVGATHDPAEQEADRLADSFAFGAAIPKPCCNSCAESTPPGTVRRSPLPGAAAQPAVDRLPLGEGTPLAGALRAPLERHLDADLSAVRVHTDQRAASANERIGAHAFAHGSDIAFGRGQYAPHTTEGRRLIAHEVVHTVQQGRGAGAARERGPARVRGDNGKQFTPEKLALFARWNEQSAFKDFSPPANQDPRVHWSKPGDWGSDLPRFENGVWIDPKADYSNQCPSCHKRPWEVRAERQRREAEQAKERREAAWPGMHAAQKEGALDQQAKTLREDILSSRLAAAQSRLALFDAAATAAPSFGDEELLGIPAGQLPPDLKSHWLLAEQAAVLVDQFVLAPPDSIAADTMAPVQKAWVTYYGTISQLLGAMDRLNDKIARRRAAALQKKRSRPKLGCPTNSCHSAPAAPDNDFLLGPSLLDAYPDREPPMADAAIALFRPYKTEFGPLVTRANAAIKSAQGAKDIETWKSARLDYRWTVSQLDTVLKAKGGGGWGGKERVEQLEFTQGPLERQQEVQDRDPEALKVQAVFYPKHEFEQVPDEKGGTKEGARGIPWHFYLLRTKLSDYQTRMPAGYTWELIDITAPKRDDGRTVTHTKQMTMLDAQISDFAYGGTPVNKIDPPYELFAKLNNKFFFPEGHLYWRYPVSGKPGSLETTAPRSFGDWLKLIGMAVALIGGVLLPMLGAPAAVAFAAMAGGTALSIAGSFAQMEEMREVGKLTESAKDRLYWDIALDIANMLTLGLGKVATVARAANAARVARVAESAYFYVRRAEIAMDAVNVGIVSYDLIAQYKAIQGSKMNAGEKQRALQELFAMGLLSGALSYVSLRAGVRDWNKKPVLRIDVDPADPARRIATFDEVGEAAAEAAQHDAARKGTKAKEVTTLEHIDPHKREVHTYRLWDDGRITRCSEPPCLLMSRSLVERVTDMSDHMLAESTHHAALQDLASRASDLQEVAAAVGRMPKGKQKAAGDAVLARAKAIEDEMATLRKKIDDENLAYEDGGFTEAGKRYGDAAQQFDKDKYGWIFVKKTGTLRFQRKSIYVPRMEWDGTQFVKNKEKPLFPQVDPAVEAQVRATSETKDFNIVETITKVEDLRRLRPASPFKGRRPTDWVLVKINDDNLVDFGTEAIPHGTIFEFPGGRRAWRTPHNTIATDAPLGAPIGRQGWEAGTPSQLRINKHGVSNEGVDVMKSTGVDHERAHARGQGTGFELYNHILLAPTYVNQTLQARGIELYLSELKKARPTLDLRLSTEHRSFEGTTMQQFIDYRLSVVENGERRELFAVRIETDYSNKAKPARTLVLQMPKTVADFDLVTNTVDMGAALDSMETAIREARTRKAAAKK, from the coding sequence ATGGCCTGCGCCGGCAAATGCGCGCAAGCGGCCCGCTCGGCCGATGCGCCTAGCCATGCGGCCGAGGCGGCGCACGCGTCGCGGCGCGCCAGTGGCGGCTCCAACCAAGCGGCGCTGCGGGCCGCGGGCCTCCAGGCCAAGCTCACCGTCGGCGCCACGCACGACCCCGCGGAGCAGGAAGCTGACCGGCTCGCCGACAGCTTCGCGTTCGGCGCCGCGATTCCGAAGCCCTGCTGCAACAGCTGCGCCGAGTCCACGCCGCCGGGCACCGTGCGGCGCTCGCCGCTGCCCGGCGCGGCGGCGCAACCCGCGGTGGACCGGCTGCCGCTGGGCGAAGGCACGCCGCTGGCCGGCGCCCTGCGCGCCCCGCTGGAGCGCCACCTCGACGCCGATCTGTCGGCGGTCCGTGTGCACACCGATCAGCGCGCGGCGAGCGCGAACGAACGCATCGGCGCTCACGCGTTCGCGCACGGCAGCGACATCGCATTCGGCCGCGGCCAGTACGCGCCGCACACCACCGAGGGCCGGCGCCTGATCGCGCACGAGGTGGTGCACACGGTGCAGCAGGGCCGCGGCGCCGGCGCGGCGCGAGAGCGCGGTCCGGCGCGCGTGCGCGGCGACAACGGCAAGCAGTTCACGCCGGAGAAGCTGGCCTTGTTCGCGCGCTGGAACGAGCAGAGCGCGTTCAAGGACTTCAGCCCGCCGGCGAACCAGGACCCGCGCGTGCACTGGAGCAAGCCGGGCGACTGGGGCAGCGACCTGCCGCGCTTCGAGAACGGCGTCTGGATCGACCCGAAAGCCGACTACAGCAACCAATGCCCGAGCTGCCACAAGCGACCCTGGGAAGTGCGCGCCGAGCGCCAGCGGCGCGAGGCCGAGCAGGCGAAGGAGCGGCGCGAGGCGGCTTGGCCCGGCATGCACGCCGCGCAGAAGGAAGGGGCGCTCGACCAGCAGGCCAAGACCCTGCGCGAGGACATCCTGTCGTCGCGGCTGGCCGCCGCGCAGTCGCGGCTGGCGCTGTTCGACGCCGCAGCCACGGCCGCGCCGTCCTTCGGCGATGAGGAACTGCTGGGCATCCCGGCCGGGCAGCTGCCGCCGGACCTGAAGAGCCACTGGCTGCTGGCCGAGCAGGCTGCGGTGCTGGTGGACCAGTTCGTCCTCGCGCCGCCCGACAGCATCGCGGCCGACACTATGGCGCCGGTGCAGAAGGCCTGGGTGACCTACTACGGCACGATCAGCCAGCTGCTCGGCGCGATGGACCGGCTGAACGACAAGATCGCCCGGCGCCGCGCCGCGGCCCTGCAGAAGAAGCGCTCGCGGCCGAAGCTAGGTTGCCCGACCAACAGCTGCCACTCGGCGCCCGCGGCGCCGGACAACGACTTCCTGCTCGGGCCCTCGCTGCTGGACGCCTACCCCGACCGAGAGCCCCCGATGGCCGACGCCGCGATCGCGTTGTTCCGCCCCTACAAGACCGAGTTCGGTCCGCTGGTGACGCGCGCGAACGCGGCGATCAAGTCCGCGCAGGGTGCGAAGGACATCGAGACCTGGAAGAGCGCGCGCCTCGACTACCGCTGGACCGTGTCGCAGCTCGACACGGTGCTCAAGGCCAAGGGCGGCGGCGGCTGGGGCGGCAAGGAGCGCGTCGAGCAGCTCGAGTTCACGCAGGGCCCGCTCGAGCGCCAGCAGGAGGTGCAGGACCGCGACCCCGAAGCGCTGAAGGTGCAGGCGGTCTTCTACCCGAAGCACGAGTTCGAGCAGGTCCCCGACGAGAAGGGCGGCACGAAGGAAGGCGCGCGCGGCATCCCCTGGCACTTCTACCTGCTGCGCACCAAGCTGTCCGACTACCAGACCAGGATGCCGGCCGGCTACACCTGGGAGCTGATCGACATCACCGCGCCGAAGCGCGACGACGGCCGCACGGTGACGCATACCAAGCAGATGACCATGCTGGACGCGCAGATCTCCGACTTCGCATACGGCGGCACGCCGGTCAACAAGATCGACCCGCCCTACGAACTGTTCGCGAAGCTGAACAACAAGTTCTTCTTCCCGGAGGGCCATCTGTACTGGCGCTACCCCGTCAGCGGCAAGCCCGGCTCGCTGGAGACCACCGCGCCGCGCTCGTTCGGCGACTGGCTGAAGCTGATCGGCATGGCGGTGGCGCTGATCGGCGGCGTGCTGCTGCCAATGCTGGGCGCGCCGGCCGCGGTCGCGTTCGCGGCGATGGCCGGCGGCACCGCGCTGTCGATCGCCGGCAGCTTCGCGCAGATGGAGGAGATGCGCGAGGTCGGCAAGCTGACCGAGTCGGCGAAGGACCGCCTGTACTGGGACATCGCGCTTGACATCGCCAACATGCTGACCCTGGGCCTGGGCAAGGTGGCGACCGTCGCGCGCGCCGCCAACGCCGCGCGCGTGGCGCGCGTGGCCGAGAGCGCGTATTTCTACGTGCGGCGCGCCGAGATCGCGATGGACGCGGTCAACGTCGGCATCGTCTCGTACGACCTGATCGCGCAGTACAAGGCGATCCAGGGCTCGAAGATGAACGCCGGGGAAAAGCAGCGTGCGCTGCAGGAGCTGTTCGCGATGGGCCTGCTGAGCGGCGCGCTGAGCTACGTGTCGCTGCGCGCCGGCGTGCGCGACTGGAACAAGAAGCCGGTGCTGAGGATCGACGTCGACCCGGCGGACCCGGCGCGCCGCATCGCCACCTTCGACGAGGTCGGCGAGGCCGCCGCCGAGGCCGCGCAGCACGACGCCGCGCGCAAGGGGACCAAGGCCAAGGAGGTGACGACACTCGAACACATCGACCCGCACAAGCGCGAGGTGCACACCTACCGGCTGTGGGACGACGGCCGCATCACGCGCTGCAGCGAGCCGCCCTGCCTGCTGATGAGCCGCAGCCTGGTCGAGCGCGTGACCGACATGTCCGATCACATGCTGGCCGAGAGCACGCACCACGCAGCGCTGCAGGACTTGGCCAGCCGCGCGTCGGACCTGCAGGAGGTGGCGGCCGCAGTTGGCCGCATGCCGAAGGGCAAGCAGAAGGCGGCGGGCGACGCGGTGCTGGCGCGCGCCAAGGCCATCGAAGACGAGATGGCGACGCTGCGCAAGAAGATCGACGACGAGAATCTGGCCTACGAGGATGGCGGCTTCACCGAGGCGGGCAAGCGTTACGGCGACGCCGCGCAGCAGTTCGACAAGGACAAGTACGGCTGGATCTTCGTCAAGAAGACCGGGACGCTGCGCTTCCAGCGCAAGAGCATCTACGTGCCGCGCATGGAATGGGACGGCACGCAGTTCGTCAAGAACAAGGAGAAGCCGCTGTTCCCGCAGGTCGACCCGGCGGTCGAGGCGCAGGTGCGCGCCACCAGCGAGACAAAGGATTTCAACATCGTCGAGACCATCACCAAGGTGGAGGACCTGCGCCGCCTGCGGCCGGCGTCGCCGTTCAAGGGCCGCCGGCCGACCGATTGGGTGCTGGTGAAGATCAACGACGACAACCTGGTCGACTTCGGCACCGAGGCGATACCGCACGGCACGATCTTCGAATTCCCCGGCGGCCGGCGCGCGTGGCGCACCCCGCACAACACCATCGCCACCGACGCCCCACTGGGCGCGCCGATCGGCCGCCAGGGCTGGGAGGCCGGCACGCCCTCGCAGCTGCGAATCAACAAGCACGGCGTGTCGAACGAAGGCGTCGACGTGATGAAGTCCACCGGCGTCGACCACGAGCGCGCGCACGCGCGCGGCCAGGGCACCGGCTTCGAGCT